From Megalobrama amblycephala isolate DHTTF-2021 linkage group LG24, ASM1881202v1, whole genome shotgun sequence, the proteins below share one genomic window:
- the fignl2 gene encoding fidgetin-like protein 2 — protein sequence MLSPIVPYSLLKMHWNPEHAQPLSQWPEQHLDVSSTTSSPAHKSELYPSRSRGSYSYAWANDDISALTASNLLKRYAEKYSGMLDSPYERPAVGAYTEPGAFGALNGGQKSELEPWPLTHSTDGVYPLVPPSSHDGLSGPKVVPTSAGPPGSGNVSAVNSNLSDSGYSGSSSCSGPHSSDYPPSYNGTYLSSGYCPQPSSALPPTSLHALQPNPTLLPSYTPSAPVYNYPPSTYPHQTSLAPSYTHPTAPYIPSGIAAPSPLPSRPTVVGGSYGYQNSSLGGSEPGGSLKRKAFEMTLDEEDGDSSRYRKYSYDPMKAGGESPYGVTDKAECRGNGFGTGSTDPQAFKPSKPSSQSSHEGDEVGKYSGLKPLVSPTYGAAGDYSPPAAMTGENGGTEQGFSQHRSQKRSDPMKSMEPQMLELVSRELQDCSPALLWSELAGNCHIKAALEEDLLWPVLRPNPAICPPRTVLLFGPQGGGKTTLARSMASQLGATFYRLSGATLASKLKGEAEQLLITLFSVATARQPSVVLLSEVESVEEEGLRQQLQAQLEKTQHGQSGLVLVVCTTRRPDLIKDPLLRCFSKRYHIGLPDGSTRRHVLLQALAPQGCSLGEREMSAVLQRSEGFSVWELLQLCQQALASASASAPVPLHGLPASLSSPTLQDFENAFCKVRPNSTPKELDTCMEWSKVYSH from the coding sequence GCCTATTGAAGATGCACTGGAACCCGGAGCATGCCCAGCCCCTGAGCCAGTGGCCTGAGCAGCATTTGGACGTGTCCTCCACCACCTCCTCCCCTGCCCACAAGTCTGAGCTCTACCCTAGCCGCAGCCGTGGCTCCTACAGCTACGCCTGGGCAAATGATGACATCTCAGCCCTTACTGCCTCCAACCTGCTGAAGCGTTATGCTGAAAAATACTCGGGCATGCTAGACTCACCATACGAACGCCCTGCTGTGGGCGCATACACTGAGCCTGGAGCTTTTGGGGCTCTCAACGGAGGCCAGAAAAGCGAACTGGAACCTTGGCCTCTTACGCACAGCACTGATGGGGTATATCCCTTAGTGCCTCCTTCATCTCATGACGGTCTGTCTGGGCCAAAGGTGGTTCCCACATCAGCAGGCCCACCAGGCTCTGGCAATGTATCAGCTGTTAACAGCAACCTTTCAGACTCGGGCTACAGCGGGAGCAGCTCCTGCAGTGGGCCCCATTCCAGTGACTACCCCCCCAGTTACAACGGCACCTACCTCTCATCAGGGTACTGTCCCCAACCCAGTTCAGCACTTCCACCAACCTCGTTACATGCCCTTCAGCCTAACCCCACACTTCTCCCCAGTTACACACCTTCTGCGCCTGTGTACAACTACCCCCCTAGCACCTACCCTCACCAGACTAGCCTTGCTCCTAGTTACACCCACCCAACAGCCCCTTACATCCCCTCGGGCATAGCTGCCCCCTCTCCACTACCCTCAAGACCCACAGTGGTTGGTGGCAGCTATGGCTATCAGAACAGCAGTCTAGGGGGCTCAGAGCCAGGGGGCTCTCTGAAGAGAAAAGCATTTGAGATGACCCTGGATGAGGAAGATGGAGACAGTTCTCGCTATAGGAAGTATAGCTATGACCCCATGAAAGCTGGGGGAGAATCTCCATATGGGGTCACTGATAAAGCTGAGTGCCGTGGAAATGGCTTTGGAACGGGCAGCACAGATCCTCAAGCCTTTAAGCCTAGTAAACCTTCATCTCAGTCAAGCCATGAAGGAGATGAAGTTGGAAAGTACAGTGGGTTGAAGCCCTTGGTTTCACCAACATATGGAGCCGCAGGGGACTACAGCCCCCCAGCAGCCATGACTGGGGAGAACGGAGGTACAGAGCAGGGCTTCTCCCAGCATCGTTCTCAGAAGCGCTCCGATCCTATGAAAAGCATGGAGCCCCAAATGCTGGAGCTAGTAAGTCGAGAACTGCAGGATTGCAGTCCAGCATTGCTTTGGAGTGAACTGGCTGGGAACTGTCACATCAAAGCAGCGCTGGAGGAAGACCTGTTGTGGCCTGTCCTGCGACCCAACCCTGCCATCTGCCCACCCAGAACCGTCCTGCTGTTTGGCCCTCAAGGAGGGGGCAAAACCACACTGGCACGATCCATGGCATCTCAACTGGGTGCTACCTTCTATAGGCTGAGTGGTGCAACTTTGGCTTCTAAATTGAAAGGAGAGGCAGAGCAACTATTGATCACCCTGTTCTCGGTTGCAACGGCCCGACAACCTTCAGTGGTGCTGCTTAGCGAGGTGGAGTCCGTTGAGGAGGAGGGTCTCAGACAGCAACTGCAGGCTCAGCTAGAGAAGACCCAGCATGGTCAGAGCGGCCTGGTTCTGGTGGTGTGCACCACAAGACGGCCTGATTTGATCAAAGATCCCCTTCTGCGCTGCTTCTCCAAGCGTTACCATATAGGCTTGCCAGATGGGAGCACACGCAGACACGTGCTTCTGCAGGCGCTGGCGCCCCAAGGCTGCAGTCTGGGTGAAAGGGAGATGTCAGCAGTACTGCAGCGTTCAGAAGGCTTCTCTGTCTGGGAGCTGCTGCAGCTCTGCCAGCAGGCTCTGGCATCAGCTTCTGCATCGGCACCCGTGCCCTTGCATGGCCTCCCTGCATCCCTTTCTTCCCCTACCCTCCAAGACTTTGAAAATGCTTTCTGCAAGGTACGTCCTAACAGCACCCCCAAAGAACTGGACACTTGTATGGAGTGGAGCAAGGTTTACAGCCACTGA